A region from the Triticum urartu cultivar G1812 chromosome 1, Tu2.1, whole genome shotgun sequence genome encodes:
- the LOC125545294 gene encoding protein FON2 SPARE1-like, whose product MRRPGGAAPVVVLLLWLAALTFAFHGCGGGLLRCGSSVAVVERDRRPASLPRKMLLAVESRSLDPSSAAGAPQDQHHHHHHHHHRAGHHHRQRHHRLPSKWNWQRVPPSAAPGDGEEVDPRYGVEKRLVPTGPNPLHH is encoded by the coding sequence ATGAGACGACCCGGCGGCGCCGCCCccgtcgtcgtcctcctcctctggcTCGCCGCGCTCACCTTCGCCTTCCACGGCTGCGGCGGCGGCCTCCTCCGTTGCGGAAGCTCGGTGGCCGTGGTTGAGCGGGATCGTCGTCCGGCCTCTCTTCCCAGGAAGATGCTTCTGGCCGTGGAGAGCCGGAGCCTCGACCCCTCGTCGGCCGCCGGTGCTCcacaagatcaacaccaccaccaccaccaccatcatcaTCGTGCTGGTCACCACCATCGTCAACGGCACCACCGCCTCCCAAGCAAATGGAACTGGCAGAGAGTCCCGCCGTCCGCCGCTCCCGGGGACGGCGAGGAGGTCGACCCGCGGTACGGCGTGGAGAAGCGCCTCGTCCCGACAGGCCCGAACCCGTTGCATCACTGA